The Mesorhizobium loti DNA segment ACGTATTTCCTCACCGCCCACGGCAGGCGGGCGCGCACTTCACGCTCGATCCGTTTCGTGCGAACCGCGGAGCCAAGCGTCGCGGAGGGCGACAACGGCCACTCGGCAATCAATGACAGTGGAGCGCTCATGCCTCGTCCGGAACTGCGATCTTGACGAGGGAACATTGCCCAGCGATGCCAATCAGAATCACCCGCCAGTTGCTCAACATGTCGAGTTCTCGTGATGGACGAACCGGACAACCCTGTGGATTTAAGATGGTAGACATCTACAGACTTTCCAGCACCCCCGCGTCTCGCGCGGGGCGCGGATACGAATTTCGGTTGGGGGCGTTCCCGCTCGGCGTCGAGGTCGCAGAATGCAGATGCACCTGACACGGTCCAACAATCACTTCTCGGGCGTGTTGCGGATCTCTTCATTGCGGACGAAATAGTCGCTGGCCGCCGCCATGACCGCCAGAAAGGCGGCGCCATATCGCGCGAAGCCGAAGGCCTCCGCAGCCGCAATTTTTGCGCCGCGCTTATGCACATTGACAAATTCAGCCGCCACGTCCCGAACTTCAGCTGCGGTCTTGCCGAACAGCGCGCGCTCATTGACTGTTGGCCGGAATGCCCGGCCGATGAGATGACCAACCAACAGCCCTCCCGCCGAGCCCGTTATCATCTTGGCTCGATCGAGATTCGTCACGGCGCGACGCTTGTCAGCAGGATACCGGCTTGAGCTTGCATCGGCGTGCCCGCCGCTGGTCGATAGCGCCGCGTTCGCTTCGACACTTCCCGCAGGAAGATTGGCGTCAGCACTCCTTCTTCCCGCATCGAAAACGGCAACGGCGCCGAGGGCTACGGCCGCCGCCGTGCCGCCATTCTCTTTGACCGCATCGGAGACGCCACCCAACACTGCGGCAACCTTCCGTTTGGCGTAGTGCGTAGAGACATCCACCAAATGCCTGGGTTGCAGCCGGCGGGTTACCTCGCTTACCGGGCCGAACAGCGCCTGCCGTTCAGCGCGGCTCTGCACCAGAATATCCCGGATCTCACTGCTGGGTTGAGCCATAACGTATCCCCTGCTTCAAGGCTGCGAGGTCTGTCCGCACCTGATTGACGGTCTCGACGGGCGTGATGGTCCACCCAATCAGCGCGCGCTTGGCGAGATAAAGGGACACCAAACCGGCCCCGATCAAAACAAGGCCGACAATTAGACAGGCGAACAACGGGCCAACCCCGAAATGGATCATCGCAAGGATGAGGAACTGGACCAGAGCGAACGCCGCCAAAACGAAAAACATGGCGGCTGCCATGCCGCATGCGCCGGACGACACGAGTGAGGTGGACTTCACTCGCATTTCCGCCTTTAGCAGGCGCAGATCGAGGCGCATCAACGAAGCAAATTGGCTTGCCGCGTCGCCTAGCACGCTCCCGAAGGGCCGGTGATCCATTTCATCATCCATGCGAATGATCCTTTCTCAGGACCGGTCGGAGCTTCGCATCATCCGCGTCAGGACCACGCCAGCTAGGATTCCGACGCCAAAAAAGGCGGCAGGCTGACGCTGCGCGAATTTCGTGACGGAATCGAGCAACTCGCCGACGTTGCGGTCCCTGATATCGGTCGAGATACGCTCGACACCTTCAGCAGCACTGCGCACCATGCTTGCTACCTGCGGTGATTGCTTTTCGATGCCGTCTGCCGCGTCCTTCACGGAATGGGCGATGTTGGCAATGGCGTCGGCGCCCGCGGTCTTGTTGGACTCGACAGCCTCCTTGAAGGCGCCCGCGGCATCCGAGGCGACAGACCCGGCATAATCCTTGGCGTCGCTCGACACAGTGGCGGCGGCATTCTTCAGATGCGCCGCGGTCTCGGCCGCACTCGTCTTCAACTTGCCGAGAGCTTCCTTGCTGGTCGCGGCACGTTCACTGTCTGGGTCGCCCCGCCAGCCATTCTCGTTGGCGGTACCTGATTGCGAAAAGTCGTCTGTGGTTGGCGTGTTCACGATATTTCACTCCTGTTGCTAGGAGTTGAACTTCCCCACCATCAAGCGGTTCCGGCAGCCAACAAAAATCCTTCACTTGGTCGCATCCTCAGCGTGTGCGCACCGAATGCGCCCTGCATGCGCTTGCCGTCTCAAACTCCAAGGGAGGTAGCAATCCGCAGGGATAAGCATCGGCACATCCTGGCAGGCTCCGCTATAGTGATGACGCCATCTTCGCGGGCGTTCAGAGTGAACGGCAGATCAAACGTGACGGCACACCTGGAGCGGACGGTTCCGCTCTCGGTCCATTTCGGTCATTCGGGAGCGTGGCGGCAGATGACTGTTTCTGGGGCATTCTTGATTCTTTTGAGATTAAGAAAAAACTGCGCGAAAAGTAATCGAAATCGATTGACGGTTATCCGCGATGCGAAGCCTTTTGCTGCAAATGTAGTCCAGCGAACCACGTCAGCCGAACATGGAGGGGAGCCTCGCTGCCTCGACAAACTAAGCTGCCTTGCCGGTCGCCACCCTGTGCGCAATATTCTAGGGTGAGAGGGAATAGCATGCGGGAACTGCCGCGCGACATCGAAGCCGACGTCGTCTTGGCTATTGGCCACGTCCTCGACGATCATGCAAGGATGGCATCGGTCTCGGTAGGTCATGTCGTCGGCCACATACGCAAGACGAATAACACCTCGCTTGACGACGAGGCGATCGAACAACTCGTGGTGGAGATGGCTGGATCGCGAGGACTTTCCGTCATGCTGGATCGTCGACCATCCCACGCGGATCGCGACATATCGAAAAGCTGAGCGCCGCGACTCAAGACGGCGCGACACCCCTCGGTGCTGGCCATGGCCGTGCTTTTCTTATCCGAACGGAACGCTAAGCAGTTTCGAACGCTTAGTCTCTCGAAAGGGACACTTATGATGGCTGAGAGACCGAAGGCATTCGATCCGAAAGCCGAGTTTGTGCGTAAGGTCGCGCAGGAGACAGGTATTTCCGAGGGACAGGTGCGGGAATTGATTTCGATGGTCGGCTACGACCATTCCTCCCTGGTGCGCGAAGCCCGAATACTCAAGCAAAGCGAGCAATAAAACGCAAATTGCTCGGGGTCATCTTTTCAGTCGGGCAGATGCGCGAAGACCGATTGGGGTCGCCAGTCTTGCGGCGGCGGCTGAAAAGCTGCTTGGAACAAAATCAGAATTGCCACGTTTTGGACACTTGCGGGAGGATGTGTCGCTCTTCCGCGAGGGGCTTTTTTATCAGACATGGATCCATTGGGGGTGGCGCTGTGACCGTGCAGGCAGTCAAAAAGCAGTTGGACCGTCGAAGCATTTTGAACTCTCTAAAGGCCTTCCGGCGCGGTGACTTCTCCGTGCGCATCGACAACGTCTATGAAGGTCTCGATTCTGAGATCGCGGAAACCTTCAATGAGATTGTCGAACTGAACGATCAGGTGACGCGTGAATTCGAGCGGCTCAGCAGAGTCGTCGGTAAGGATGGGCGGATCGGCGAACGCGGCCGCGTCCGAAACGCCACTGGCAGCTGGGAATCCAGCGTGCGGTCCGTCAATGATCTGATCGAAGACATGGTTCAGCCGACAGCCGAAGTCGCCCGCGTCATCGGCGCCGTCGCCAAGGGCGACCTTTCGCAAACGATGATGGTCGAAATTGACGGCCGACCACTGCGTGGCGAATTTCTGCGCATCGGCAAGATCGTCAACACCATGGTTGGCCAGCTGGCGTCGTTTGCCTCCGAGGTGACGCGTGTGGCGCGCGAAGTGGGCACCGAAGGCAAGCTCGGCGGCCAGGCGCGCGTCAAAGGCGTTGCTGGAACGTGGAAGGATCTGACCGACAACGTCAACGCCATGGCGACCAATCTAACCGGTCAGGTTCGCAACATCGCGGAGGTGACAACGGCTGTCGCGTCTGGCGATCTCTCGAAGAAGATCACCGTCGACGTGAAGGGCGAGATCCTCGAACTGAAAAACACCATCAACACAATGGTCGACCAGCTCAATTCCTTCGCTTCGGAAGTGACGCGCGTGGCGCGCGAGGTCGGTACCGAGGGCAAACTCGGCGGCCAGGCGCGCGTCGAAGGCGTCGGCGGCACATGGAAGGACCTGACCGACAACGTCAATTCCATGGCCGAGAATTTGACGGGGCAGGTGCGCAATATCGCCGAGGTGACAACGGCCGTCGCCTTGGGGGACCTTTCGAAGAAGATCACGGTCGACGTGAAGGGCGAGATTCTCGAACTGAAGTCGACAATCAACACGATGGTCGACCAACTGAATTCCTTTGCCGGTGAAGTGACGCGCGTTGCGCGCGAGGTTGGAACTGAAGGCAAGCTTGGCGGCCAGGCGCAGGTGCGCGGTGTTGCGGGCACGTGGAAGGACCTCACCGACAACGTCAACTCGATGGCCGAAAACCTCACTGGACAGGTACGGAACATTGCCGAGGTGACGACGGCGGTCGCCTCTGGCGACCTGTCGAAGAAGATCACGGTGGCGGTGAAGGGTGAAATCTTGGAGTTGAAGGACACCATCAACACGATGGTCGATCAGCTCAACTCTTTTGCCTCCGAGGTCACGCGCGTGGCGCGTGAAGTTGGAACCGAGGGCAAGCTCGGCGGCCAGGCCGAGGTGAGGGGCGTCGGCGGCACGTGGAAAGATTTGACCGACAACGTCAATCTGATGGCTGCCAATCTGACCGGTCAGGTGCGCAACATCGCCGAGGTGACGACGGCCGTGGCACGCGGCGACCTATCCAAAAAGATCACGGTCGACGTCAAGGGCGAGATCTTGGAGCTCAAGGACACCGTCAACACGATGGTCGATCAGCTGAACTCCTTCGCGTCGGAGGTCACGCGCGTGGCTCGCGAGGTCGGTTCTGAAGGCAAACTCGGCGGCCAGGCTCATGTCGAAGGCGTCGGCGGCACCTGGAAGGATCTGACCGACAACGTCAACGCCATGGCCGGCAATCTGACCGTGCAGTTGCGCGACGTGTCCAAGGTCGCGACCGCCATCGCCACCGGTGACCTGACGCAGAAGATCACGGTCGATGCCCTGGGCGAGATCCTGCAGATCAAGGATGTCATCAATACGATGGTGGATCAGCTCAATTCCTTTGCGTCGGAAGTGACGCGCGTGGCGCGTGAAGTCGGCTCCGACGGCAAGCTCGGTGGCCAGGCCCAGGTGCGCGGTGTCGCCGGCACTTGGAAAGACTTGACCGATAACGTCAACGCAATGGCCGCCAATTTGACGGGCCAGGTCCGCAACATCGCCGAAGTGACCACAGCTGTCGCGCTCGGTGATCTGTCGAAGAAGATCACCGTCGACGTCCGCGGAGAAATTCTCGAGCTCAAGGACACCATCAACACGATGGTGGACCAGCTCAATTCCTTCGCGTCCGAAGTGACACGTGTGGCGCGCGAGGTCGGCACAGAAGGCAAGCTTGGCGGTCAGGCGCAGGTGCGTGGCGTCGCCGGCACATGGAAGGATTTGACCGACAATGTGAACTCGATGGCCGAGAACCTCACCGGCCAGGTGCGAAATATCGCCGAAGTCACAACCGCGGTGGCACGCGGTGATCTCTCGAAAAAGATCACGGTCGACGTAAAAGGCGAAATCCTGGAACTCAAGTCGACCATCAACACCATGGTGGACCAGCTCAACTCCTTTGCCGGCGAGGTGACCCGTGTGGCGCGTGAGGTCGGCACCGAGGGCAAGCTCGGCGGCCAGGCGCGTGTCGAAGGCGTGGCCGGAACTTGGAAAGACCTGACTGACAACGTCAACCTCATGGCGACAAATCTGACCAATCAGGTGCGTGGCATTGCCGATGTCGTGACCGCTGTCGCGCAAGGTAACCTCAAGCGCAAGCTGACTGTCGACGCCAAGGGCGAGATTGCCTCCCTGGCCGACACGATCAACGGTATGATCGAGACGCTGGCAACCTTTGCCGACCAGGTGACGAACGTCGCCCGTGAGGTGGGCATCGAGGGTAAGCTTGGCGGACAGGCCCGCGTGCCAGGTGCGGCAGGCCTTTGGCGCGATCTTACCGATAACGTCAATCAGCTCGCCGCCAATCTGACGACCCAGGTGCGCGCCATCGCCGAAGTCTCGACGGCGGTCACCAAGGGCGATCTGACCCGCTCGATCAGCGTCGAAGCGTCGGGCGAGGTCGCAGCGCTCAAAGACAACATCAACGAAATGATTCGCAATCTGAAGGATCAGACGCTGAAGAATGCCGAGCAGGACTGGTTGAAGACCAATCTCGCGCGGTTTTCGCGCATGCTGCAGGGCGAGCGCGACCTTGCTACGGTTTCGCGGCTGATCATGTCCGAGCTCGCTCCTCTCGTAAACGCGCAATATGGTGTCTTCTACGTCACCAACCGCGACGAGGAGGAGTCCTATCTCGAGTTGGCGGCGTCCTATGGTGCCGAAAGCAAGGCCGCCATCAAACAGCGTCTCGATCTGCGCGAAGGCCTGGTCGGACAAAGCGCCGCCGACAAGCGCGCCATCATGCTGGACAACGTCCCGCCGGAATTCCTGCGCGTCACCTCGGGCCTTGGCAGCGCGTCGCCGGCCAACGTCATCATCCTCCCCGCGCTGTTTGAGGATGAAGTGAAAGCCGTCATCGAACTTGCCTCGTTCGGGGAGTTTCGCGACACCCACCAGTCGTTCCTCAATCAGCTCATGGAGTCCGTCGGCATCGTTCTCAACACGATTGCGGCGACGATGCGCACCGAGGGCCTGCTCAAGCAGTCGCAACTGCTGACCTCCGAACTGCAGGCGCGCCAGACCGAACTGACCAAGAAGCAGGAAGAGTTGCACGCGACCAACGAGGAGCTGCAGGAAAAGGCGCAGCTGCTCGAAAACGAAAAGAAACAGGTCGAGAACAAGAACCTCGAAATCGAGATGGCACGGCGCGCGTTGGAGGAGAAAGCCGAGCAGTTGGCACTGACCTCAAAGTACAAGTCAGAATTCCTGGCCAATATGAGCCACGAACTGCGTACGCCACTCAATTCGCTGCTCATTCTGTCAAACCTGCTTGCGACCAACCAGCAAGGCAATCTCAACGAGAAACAGGTTGAGTTTGCGCGCACGATCAACTCCGCAGGCACGGATCTCCTCAGCCTTATCAACGACATCCTCGATCTGTCGAAGATAGAGTCAGGCACCGTCTCCATCGACATCAATGATATGCCGGTGACGCATCTGCGCCAGCATATGGAGCGTACGTTCCGTCAGTTGGCAGCCGATAAGGGCCTTGGCTTCACCATCAAGGTGGACCCGGCTCTGCCGGAAACTGTCCGCACGGACGAGAAGCGCCTGCAGCAGATTGTCCTGAACCTGCTTTCGAACGCATTCAAATTTACCTCGGAGGGCGAGGTCAGCCTGAACTTCCGAGTTGAAAAGGCCGGCCGGCGCAACGGCTCGGCGCATCCCGCGAAGGCCTTGGCGATCGCCGTGACCGACACCGGAATTGGCATTCCAGAAGACAAGCAAAAGCTGATTTTCGAGGCCTTCCAGCAGGCTGATGGCACCACCAGCCGCAAATATGGTGGCACCGGCCTCGGCCTCTCTATCAGTCGGGAGATCGCGCGCTTGCTTGGCGGTGAACTGCGGGTTGAAAGCACACCAGGTAAGGGCTCGACATTTACCTTGGTTATCCCGTTCAACGGTCCGCGCGTTGCGACCGTGCAATCAGCCTTGCCGACGACAACGGATGCAATCGTCGCGCAGGCATCAGTTGGCAGTCCGCCATCGGCGGAGTTGATCGACGATCGCGATTCCATTTCTCCAACCGATCGGGTTGTGCTCATCGTTGAGGACGACCCGACTTTCGGTGGACTGCTACTCGGCCTCGCCCGCTCCGCCGGGCTGAAAGGCGTCTTGTCGAACGCTGGGGCGGGCACACTGGCATTGGCGCGCAAACTCGTTCCAGACGCCATCACGCTGGATTTGGGGCTATCCGACATCGATGGCTGGGTACTTTTCGATCTGTTGCGGCATGACCAGAAAACGAGAGGCATTCCGATTCACGTCATCTCGGGGGCCGAGGATACCGATGGACTTGCCCGCAACGGCGCATCCAGCATTTCGACAAAGCCTGTTTCTTCAGATGAATTGATGCAGGTGTTTCAGGACATCCATTCCAAGAAACTCCGTATCCAGCGCCGCGTTCTGGTCGCCGATTCCGATCCGGAACGCAGGCTTTCTCTCGTTGAAGCGATCCGCGATGGTGTCACCTCGGTCACGGCGGTGGGCCGCATCGCGGCAAATGCCGATGACATCGGCATGACATCCTATGATGCTGTTGTGCTCGGCTTAGGACGCTCCGCCAAGGACAACAGTCAGGCACTGGATGAGATCAGCGGTCAATTCGGTGAATCCTTGCCGCAGCTTTTGTTCTTTGCCCCTCATCCGGATGCGCTCGACCAGGTCTTGGCACTGAACCCGGCTTTCGCGAACGCGCCACGCGCGGAAAACTTCGCGCAGTTGGCGCTCCACATTTCGGCAACGCTGCCTGGTGAAGGCCGCGACGAACGCGAAGTCGCGACCGAACAAAGCGGTAAGTCCGACCTAAGCGGTGCCAAGGTTCTCATCGTGGACGACGACATCCGCAACATCTACTCACTCACCAGCGTCTTGGAGACCTATGACATTCAGGTTTTGCATGCAGAACGCGGGCGCGACGGGATTGCCCTCCTGGAACAGAGCCCGGATGTTGATGCGGCCTTGATCGATATCATGATGCCGGAAATGGACGGCTACGAGACGATGCGGCGAATTCGCGCCACGCCGACGATCGCTCACATCCCATTGATTTCGGTCACTGCCAAGGCAATGAAGGGAGATCGTCAGAAATGTCTGGACGCTGGCGCCTCTGACTACATCGCCAAACCGGTGGATCTCGATCTTCTGCTGGCATTGCTTCGTGTTTGGATCGGACGCTCTCGATCCCGCGTCGACACGCCAGACATGCTCATGGCCGTAAACTGACGGCCGGCCGATGCAAAAGCTCGTCAGAAGTAAAATGACGAAACCTGAAATCGTGCGGTTGGCCGAGGAGCCGGCGCGAACCCGTATCCTCGCCGTGGACGATGATGAACGCAATTTGCTGGCGATCACCGAAGTGCTTGCCGCGACCGGTGATGTCATATGCGCCCAGTCCGGCGAGGAGGCCTTGCGTCACTTGTTGAAGGAGGACTTCGCCGTCATCCTACTCGATGTCCTCATGCCAGGTCTGGACGGGTATGAAACGGCTACCCTCATCCGACAGAGGGATCAATCCAAACGCACGCCGATCATCTTCCTGACGGCCATAAACAAGGAAGACGCTCATATGCTGCGCGGCTATGACGCCGGTGCGGTCGACTTTGTCTTCAAGCCTTTCGATCCGGTCATGCTGCGTTCGAAGGTTGCCGTGTTTGTTGAGCTTCACGAAAAAACACGTGAAATCCAGCGAAAAGCTGTGGTCGAACAAGGGCTGCTTGCCCAGGCGCTGCAGGCGCAGAACGAAAAGCTTCACGCTGAGCGGGCCCTTCGCAACTCGGAGGAACGGCAGGACGCCATCTTGCATTCCCTGCCAGTCTGCTTTCATGCGCGCTCAGCCGAGCCGCCCTTCGCAGCGCGCTTTGTCACCGACGGGGTTGAACGTCTGACCGGATTCACGCCCATGACGCTCACGTCGGATCCATCTTTTGGCCTTAGCCGGGTTCATCCCGAGGATCTTGGCAGATTGAAGCAGGCCTTATTGGCAGCAAAAACGACCGGCTCCTACTCCTGCGAATTCCGTTGGCAGTGCGCCAATGGCGAGTATCGCATCTTTCTCGACCAAGGTGTGATGTCGAATGGCTCGGATGGTCGCGAGCCAGAAATCCTGGGCACTTTGCTTGATGTCACCGAGCGACGAGGGCTTGAGGATCAACTGCTGCAGTCGCAGCGACTTGACGCGATCGGCAAGCTGACCGGTGGCTTGGCCCATGATTTCAACAATCTGCTCGCCGCAATCTTGAGTGGGCTGGGCTTGCTTGAACGCCGTGCGACGTTGGATGATCAGGCCCGCCAGGTTCTTGAGCTGATGCGGCGTTCGGCCAAGCAAGGCGCCGATCTCGTCACACGAATGCTTGCCTTTTCGCGTCGTCAGACGCTAAAGCCAGAATCCGTGCGTCTTAGTGCGCTTGGCGACACTATGAACGGGTTGGTCGCGCCGGTCCTAGGGGGCCTGATCCGCTTTGATTGGCAGATCGACGATGCGGTATGGCTAGTGCATGTCGATGCCGGGCAGCTTGAGCTTGCGCTGATGAATCTTGTTTTCAACGCACGCGATGCCATGCCATCCGGTGGAACGATCGGCGTGCATGCGCAAAATCGAACCATCGATACGACGTCTGAGGATCTGGCACCCGGCGAATATGTGGTTGTCACCGTGAAGGATACCGGCTCGGGGATCCCATCCGACATTCTGGCGAAGGTCATCGAACCTTTCTTCACGACTAAGCCGGTTGGAAAGGGAACGGGCCTGGGTCTCAGCACCGTTTATGGTTTCATGAAGCAGTCGGGCGGCTCGCTGCGGATAGAAAGTTCCCTTGGCCGCGGAACTGCAATGGAACTTTGGTTGCCACGTTCGTCTGAGCATCCATCCAGCGATGAGGCTGGGTCGAACAAGGAGGAAATCGTCACTTATGCGGGGAAAGAATACCCATCGATTCTTCTGATTGACGACAGCAGTGTGCTGCGGCAGCTGACGGCTGAATCACTTCGGCAGCGGGGCTTTTCGGTGACGTGCGCGGCCGGCGGCGCCGAGGCGCTGGCCACCATTGAGCGGGCGCCACATGATTTCGATGTAATTGTCACTGATTTTGCAATGCCCCTTGTATCCGGCGT contains these protein-coding regions:
- a CDS encoding sensor histidine kinase yields the protein MTVQAVKKQLDRRSILNSLKAFRRGDFSVRIDNVYEGLDSEIAETFNEIVELNDQVTREFERLSRVVGKDGRIGERGRVRNATGSWESSVRSVNDLIEDMVQPTAEVARVIGAVAKGDLSQTMMVEIDGRPLRGEFLRIGKIVNTMVGQLASFASEVTRVAREVGTEGKLGGQARVKGVAGTWKDLTDNVNAMATNLTGQVRNIAEVTTAVASGDLSKKITVDVKGEILELKNTINTMVDQLNSFASEVTRVAREVGTEGKLGGQARVEGVGGTWKDLTDNVNSMAENLTGQVRNIAEVTTAVALGDLSKKITVDVKGEILELKSTINTMVDQLNSFAGEVTRVAREVGTEGKLGGQAQVRGVAGTWKDLTDNVNSMAENLTGQVRNIAEVTTAVASGDLSKKITVAVKGEILELKDTINTMVDQLNSFASEVTRVAREVGTEGKLGGQAEVRGVGGTWKDLTDNVNLMAANLTGQVRNIAEVTTAVARGDLSKKITVDVKGEILELKDTVNTMVDQLNSFASEVTRVAREVGSEGKLGGQAHVEGVGGTWKDLTDNVNAMAGNLTVQLRDVSKVATAIATGDLTQKITVDALGEILQIKDVINTMVDQLNSFASEVTRVAREVGSDGKLGGQAQVRGVAGTWKDLTDNVNAMAANLTGQVRNIAEVTTAVALGDLSKKITVDVRGEILELKDTINTMVDQLNSFASEVTRVAREVGTEGKLGGQAQVRGVAGTWKDLTDNVNSMAENLTGQVRNIAEVTTAVARGDLSKKITVDVKGEILELKSTINTMVDQLNSFAGEVTRVAREVGTEGKLGGQARVEGVAGTWKDLTDNVNLMATNLTNQVRGIADVVTAVAQGNLKRKLTVDAKGEIASLADTINGMIETLATFADQVTNVAREVGIEGKLGGQARVPGAAGLWRDLTDNVNQLAANLTTQVRAIAEVSTAVTKGDLTRSISVEASGEVAALKDNINEMIRNLKDQTLKNAEQDWLKTNLARFSRMLQGERDLATVSRLIMSELAPLVNAQYGVFYVTNRDEEESYLELAASYGAESKAAIKQRLDLREGLVGQSAADKRAIMLDNVPPEFLRVTSGLGSASPANVIILPALFEDEVKAVIELASFGEFRDTHQSFLNQLMESVGIVLNTIAATMRTEGLLKQSQLLTSELQARQTELTKKQEELHATNEELQEKAQLLENEKKQVENKNLEIEMARRALEEKAEQLALTSKYKSEFLANMSHELRTPLNSLLILSNLLATNQQGNLNEKQVEFARTINSAGTDLLSLINDILDLSKIESGTVSIDINDMPVTHLRQHMERTFRQLAADKGLGFTIKVDPALPETVRTDEKRLQQIVLNLLSNAFKFTSEGEVSLNFRVEKAGRRNGSAHPAKALAIAVTDTGIGIPEDKQKLIFEAFQQADGTTSRKYGGTGLGLSISREIARLLGGELRVESTPGKGSTFTLVIPFNGPRVATVQSALPTTTDAIVAQASVGSPPSAELIDDRDSISPTDRVVLIVEDDPTFGGLLLGLARSAGLKGVLSNAGAGTLALARKLVPDAITLDLGLSDIDGWVLFDLLRHDQKTRGIPIHVISGAEDTDGLARNGASSISTKPVSSDELMQVFQDIHSKKLRIQRRVLVADSDPERRLSLVEAIRDGVTSVTAVGRIAANADDIGMTSYDAVVLGLGRSAKDNSQALDEISGQFGESLPQLLFFAPHPDALDQVLALNPAFANAPRAENFAQLALHISATLPGEGRDEREVATEQSGKSDLSGAKVLIVDDDIRNIYSLTSVLETYDIQVLHAERGRDGIALLEQSPDVDAALIDIMMPEMDGYETMRRIRATPTIAHIPLISVTAKAMKGDRQKCLDAGASDYIAKPVDLDLLLALLRVWIGRSRSRVDTPDMLMAVN
- a CDS encoding sensor/response regulator hybrid protein; translated protein: MQKLVRSKMTKPEIVRLAEEPARTRILAVDDDERNLLAITEVLAATGDVICAQSGEEALRHLLKEDFAVILLDVLMPGLDGYETATLIRQRDQSKRTPIIFLTAINKEDAHMLRGYDAGAVDFVFKPFDPVMLRSKVAVFVELHEKTREIQRKAVVEQGLLAQALQAQNEKLHAERALRNSEERQDAILHSLPVCFHARSAEPPFAARFVTDGVERLTGFTPMTLTSDPSFGLSRVHPEDLGRLKQALLAAKTTGSYSCEFRWQCANGEYRIFLDQGVMSNGSDGREPEILGTLLDVTERRGLEDQLLQSQRLDAIGKLTGGLAHDFNNLLAAILSGLGLLERRATLDDQARQVLELMRRSAKQGADLVTRMLAFSRRQTLKPESVRLSALGDTMNGLVAPVLGGLIRFDWQIDDAVWLVHVDAGQLELALMNLVFNARDAMPSGGTIGVHAQNRTIDTTSEDLAPGEYVVVTVKDTGSGIPSDILAKVIEPFFTTKPVGKGTGLGLSTVYGFMKQSGGSLRIESSLGRGTAMELWLPRSSEHPSSDEAGSNKEEIVTYAGKEYPSILLIDDSSVLRQLTAESLRQRGFSVTCAAGGAEALATIERAPHDFDVIVTDFAMPLVSGVEVIRFARNLRSDWPAVIVTGYADAGAIADRPSDVPLLNKPFREMDLIEGIFRAIAQAGSKATKAG